The sequence below is a genomic window from Synechococcus sp. PCC 7335.
TCAGCTCAAAATATCTCAAGTCTGCTCAGAGCTGAATGTAGATGGACTAAGAGGCGATATTGTAAGTACTCGAGCAGCCAAGGCGCTAGCCGCCTACGAAGGCAGAACTGAGGTCGCTTTGGAGGACATCCAACGAGTGATTGCGCTATGTTTACGTCACCGTCTGCGCAAAGATCCTTTGGAATCAATTGATTCTGGTTTCAAGGTAGAAAAGACTTTTAGCGCTACTTTCGGTGTTGCCGCGCCAGAGATGAATGGCCGTAAGCCTATGGCTACTCGATAATTTAGTACCTGCATGACTAAGCGCATTCTTGGTTTGGACCCGGGTTTGGCAATTTTAGGGTTTGGCGTGCTCGAGTATGACCCAGCCAAGATGCGAGACTTGATGCCAGATATTCGAGTCATAGACTATGGCATTGTGCAGACGCCTGCTCGTACGGATACCGGCCAGCGCCTTTGTACTATATATAACGACTTGCACAGCGTCATCGACGAGTACAAGCCAGATTTGGTTTCAATTGAGAAGCTTTTTTTTTATCGGATGGGTAATACCATTTTGGTTGCCCAGGCTAGAGGCGTTGTGATGTTGGTGCTAGCTCAGTGCAATTTGCCTTTTGTAGAGTTTACGCCTGCTCAAATTAAGCAGTCGATCACTGGCCACGGCAATGCGGATAAAGTAGAAGTGCAGGACGCTGTAGCTAGAGAGCTGAACCTAGAGGCAATTCCTAAGCCGGACGACGCGGCGGATGGTTTGGCTGTTGCTTTGACAGCTTGGTTTCGTATGGAATAGCGCAGACGAACCTGATCCTAGTAATTTGATGCCAGTAATCTGATGCTAGTAATCCAATGCGAATGAAGTGATGCCTAGGGAGGACGAGGTCGTGCCTAAGTTTGCAAGCGCTGTAGACAGAGTAAAGGTAGAGCAGCTGATGCAGCCTGCCTTGATTCGAGTCATTGATAATATTCGAAAGCAGTTGGATAGCACAGCCTGGGAAGGCCAATATGACGAGAAGCTAGTATGGCCAGAAGGAACGACGGTAGAACAGCAGGAAGAATACGCCAGGTTGCAAAAAGGACTGCATGGTGTGCCACCCGAAGAACACGATCGAGTGGCTGCGCTGATGGCCGTGTTGCCCCAACCGTCACCTATTTACACGCTCAGACTCACGCATGTTGGACAGGCAGATCGAACGATAGATATCTGGAGTTTGTGCTATCAGGTGTGTGCGTTGGCGCAGCCTCTAGACCAGAGAAGTGCCGCTCAGGAGGGTGCTCAATCAGTGATCGCAGCAGACAATAGCTTATTTGATGACGCGGGCGAAATCGACTGGCGAGCGCTTGATGATAAGACACTAAATCTTGTCAGCAGTCACTTTGCGGCTTTGCCAGCTTAACTGCTCAGTTGACCACTCGCTTTGCGGTTTAATTTGCCACTGGCTAATCTGCTATTGGCAAAATAGACTTACCCAATT
It includes:
- the ruvC gene encoding crossover junction endodeoxyribonuclease RuvC, translating into MTKRILGLDPGLAILGFGVLEYDPAKMRDLMPDIRVIDYGIVQTPARTDTGQRLCTIYNDLHSVIDEYKPDLVSIEKLFFYRMGNTILVAQARGVVMLVLAQCNLPFVEFTPAQIKQSITGHGNADKVEVQDAVARELNLEAIPKPDDAADGLAVALTAWFRME